A region of Massilia sp. KIM DNA encodes the following proteins:
- the recD gene encoding exodeoxyribonuclease V subunit alpha, with protein sequence MARTEPDIQALWAEIARLTEAGELRRLSGAFARFVASLDAPAAPPPALVLAATVLSELEGHGHSCLQLADLAEGPATLLGWSEEQWKTLATAAAPLPRSAKAWAAQLGACAQVWQVGEFDYDEPLVLDGERLYLRRYWRDELLVAQSVRERAVARRAVDAPAVREWLDLLFASQRAAEKPDWQKLACAIALRGAVGIITGGPGTGKTYTVARLLALLFATAPQAGSQRVALAAPTGKAAARLKQSIDKALNELAERVGARLPLRELTARMGAARTLHSLLGARPDSRSFAHHRGNPLEVDVLIVDEASMVHLEMMACLLDALPPSATLILLGDKDQLASVEAGAVLGDLCHDAQAGLYAPETLDYVRAASGEDIPPDYAGAGGPLAQQTVMLRHSRRFGGPIGRLALAVNAGDAAGADAVLREGDASVRWIDQAQPQQLLQLAQSGYGAYLELLQAGPQGVHDDWVRQVLQRFEAFRILCAVREGEWGVSGLNEAIGQRLEAARLLRRGGEWYVGRPVMVTRNDYGTGVFNGDIGLTLPDPARPGSLRVYFLEGDTVRSVLATRLRNVETAFAMTVHKSQGSEFRHTVLALPRERSAILTRELVYTGITRASEIFTLVTPAGEVLHDAIARRTHRASGLRAMIAR encoded by the coding sequence ATGGCCAGGACTGAACCCGACATCCAGGCCCTGTGGGCCGAGATCGCGCGCCTGACCGAGGCCGGCGAGCTGCGCCGCCTGTCCGGCGCCTTCGCCCGCTTCGTCGCCTCGCTCGATGCGCCGGCCGCGCCGCCGCCGGCGCTGGTGCTGGCCGCCACCGTGCTGTCCGAGCTCGAAGGGCATGGTCACAGCTGCCTGCAGCTGGCCGACCTGGCCGAGGGCCCGGCCACCCTGCTGGGCTGGAGCGAGGAGCAGTGGAAGACGCTGGCGACGGCCGCAGCGCCCCTTCCCAGGAGCGCCAAGGCCTGGGCCGCGCAGCTGGGCGCCTGCGCCCAGGTCTGGCAGGTGGGCGAATTCGACTACGACGAGCCGCTGGTGCTGGACGGCGAGCGCCTCTACCTGCGCCGCTACTGGCGCGACGAACTGCTGGTGGCGCAGTCGGTGCGCGAGCGCGCCGTGGCCCGCCGTGCGGTCGACGCGCCGGCCGTGCGCGAATGGCTGGACCTGCTGTTCGCCTCGCAGCGCGCGGCCGAGAAGCCGGACTGGCAGAAGCTGGCCTGCGCGATCGCGCTGCGCGGCGCGGTCGGGATCATCACCGGCGGCCCCGGCACCGGCAAGACCTATACCGTGGCGCGCCTGCTGGCGCTGCTGTTCGCGACCGCGCCCCAGGCCGGCAGCCAGCGCGTCGCCCTGGCCGCGCCCACGGGCAAGGCGGCGGCGCGCCTCAAGCAGTCGATCGACAAGGCCCTGAACGAGCTGGCGGAGCGGGTCGGCGCGCGCCTGCCGCTGCGCGAACTGACCGCCCGCATGGGCGCGGCGCGCACCCTGCACAGCCTGCTGGGCGCGCGCCCCGACAGCCGCAGCTTCGCCCACCATCGCGGCAATCCGCTCGAGGTCGACGTCCTGATCGTCGACGAGGCTTCGATGGTGCACCTGGAAATGATGGCCTGCCTGCTGGACGCGCTGCCGCCGTCCGCGACCCTGATCCTGCTGGGCGATAAGGACCAGCTGGCCTCGGTGGAGGCGGGCGCGGTGCTGGGCGACCTGTGCCACGACGCCCAGGCCGGCCTGTACGCGCCCGAGACCCTGGACTACGTGCGCGCGGCCAGCGGCGAGGACATTCCGCCCGACTACGCCGGCGCGGGCGGCCCGCTGGCCCAGCAGACCGTGATGCTGCGCCACAGCCGCCGCTTCGGCGGCCCGATCGGGCGCCTGGCCCTGGCCGTGAACGCCGGCGACGCCGCCGGCGCCGACGCCGTGCTGCGCGAGGGCGATGCCAGCGTGCGCTGGATCGACCAGGCCCAGCCCCAGCAGCTGCTGCAGCTGGCGCAATCGGGCTATGGCGCCTACCTGGAGCTGCTCCAGGCCGGACCCCAGGGCGTGCACGACGACTGGGTGCGCCAGGTGCTGCAGCGCTTCGAGGCCTTCCGCATCCTGTGCGCGGTGCGCGAGGGCGAGTGGGGCGTGAGCGGCCTGAACGAGGCCATCGGCCAGCGCCTGGAAGCGGCACGCCTGCTGCGCCGCGGCGGTGAATGGTATGTCGGGCGGCCGGTCATGGTGACCCGCAACGACTACGGCACAGGCGTGTTCAACGGCGACATCGGCCTGACTTTGCCTGACCCGGCGCGCCCCGGTTCGCTGCGCGTCTACTTCCTCGAAGGCGACACGGTGCGCAGCGTGCTGGCCACCCGCCTGCGCAACGTCGAGACGGCGTTCGCGATGACGGTGCACAAGTCGCAGGGCTCGGAATTCCGCCACACCGTGCTGGCCCTGCCGCGCGAGCGCAGCGCCATCCTCACGCGCGAGCTGGTCTACACCGGCATCACCCGCGCCAGCGAGATCTTCACCCTCGTCACGCCGGCCGGCGAGGTGCTGCATGACGCCATCGCGCGCCGCACCCACCGGGCCAGCGGGTTGCGCGCCATGATCGCGCGCTAG
- a CDS encoding LysR family transcriptional regulator, producing the protein MLNASNPLSRLDLNLLLTLDALLAEHNVTRAAERLHLSQPSVSVQLARLREAFDDPLLLPGPRGMRPTARADALREPLRLALEALGRAIAPDAPFDPATATHTWHVAAFDYGETAILLPALAALRAAAPGTRLAVLNLPPAEIAKEAERGKVDLALRNAENAAQGMRSRSLLHERYVLAGRAGHPALRRRPSLERFRQLEHAIVSPEGGGFHGPADEVLAGLGLKRKVALSVPHFLFLLEVLASTDMVALLPERLLAHGHGLKAVEPPIAVPGFEMLMLWPERVHRDPAHRWLREQIAAAVRKRD; encoded by the coding sequence ATGCTTAATGCCTCGAATCCGCTGTCCCGCCTCGACCTGAACCTGCTGCTGACCCTGGACGCCCTGCTGGCCGAGCACAACGTCACGCGCGCCGCCGAGCGCCTGCATTTGTCCCAGCCCTCGGTGAGCGTGCAGCTGGCCAGGCTGCGCGAAGCCTTCGACGATCCGCTGCTGCTGCCCGGCCCGCGCGGCATGCGCCCCACGGCGCGCGCCGACGCCCTGCGCGAACCGCTCAGGCTGGCCCTCGAAGCGCTGGGCCGCGCCATCGCGCCCGACGCCCCCTTCGACCCGGCCACGGCCACCCACACCTGGCATGTAGCCGCCTTCGACTATGGCGAGACCGCCATCCTGCTGCCGGCCCTGGCCGCGCTGCGCGCCGCGGCGCCGGGCACGCGGCTGGCGGTCCTGAACCTGCCCCCGGCCGAGATCGCGAAGGAAGCCGAGCGCGGCAAGGTCGACCTGGCCCTGCGCAACGCCGAGAACGCCGCCCAGGGCATGCGCAGCCGCAGCCTGCTGCACGAGCGCTACGTCCTGGCGGGGCGCGCCGGCCACCCCGCCCTGCGCCGCCGGCCCAGCCTGGAGCGCTTCCGGCAACTCGAACACGCGATCGTGTCGCCCGAGGGCGGCGGCTTCCACGGACCGGCCGACGAGGTGCTGGCCGGCCTGGGCTTGAAGCGCAAGGTGGCGCTCTCGGTGCCCCACTTCCTGTTCCTGCTGGAGGTGCTGGCCAGCACCGACATGGTGGCCCTGCTGCCCGAGCGGCTGCTGGCCCACGGCCACGGATTGAAGGCGGTCGAGCCGCCGATCGCGGTGCCGGGCTTCGAGATGCTGATGCTGTGGCCGGAGCGCGTGCACCGCGACCCGGCCCATCGCTGGCTGCGCGAACAGATCGCCGCCGCGGTGCGCAAGCGTGACTAG
- a CDS encoding NAD(P)H-dependent oxidoreductase yields the protein MHVLIVYAHPERRSLNGALNDFMVQHLRRAGHVVEVSDLYAMGWKPALDGADRLDRDPQARFDPALDSRAAYQGGTQSADIALEQDKLRRADALILQFPLWWFSMPAILKGWVERVFANGFGYGVGEHSDQRWGDRYGEGNLAGKRAMLVVTAGGWESHYGPRGINGPIEDLLFPIQHGVLFYPGFEVMPPHVVYRTSRMDADKFAATTEALGRRLDTLWSAGPLPFRRQNGGDYAIPALTLREEIAPGERGYAVHLARGA from the coding sequence ATGCACGTCCTGATCGTCTATGCCCATCCCGAACGCCGCTCCCTGAACGGCGCGCTCAATGATTTCATGGTCCAGCACCTGCGCCGCGCCGGGCATGTGGTGGAGGTGTCCGACCTCTACGCGATGGGCTGGAAGCCCGCCCTGGACGGCGCCGACCGGCTGGACCGCGATCCGCAGGCGCGCTTCGACCCCGCGCTCGACTCGCGCGCGGCCTACCAGGGCGGCACCCAGAGTGCCGACATCGCGCTCGAACAGGACAAGCTGCGCCGGGCCGATGCGCTGATCCTGCAGTTCCCGCTGTGGTGGTTCTCGATGCCGGCGATCCTCAAGGGCTGGGTCGAGCGCGTGTTCGCGAACGGTTTCGGCTACGGTGTCGGCGAGCACTCGGACCAGCGCTGGGGCGACCGCTACGGGGAAGGGAATTTGGCCGGCAAGCGGGCCATGCTGGTGGTGACCGCGGGCGGCTGGGAGTCGCATTACGGCCCGCGCGGCATCAACGGCCCGATCGAGGACCTGCTGTTTCCGATCCAGCACGGGGTCCTGTTCTACCCTGGCTTCGAGGTGATGCCGCCGCACGTCGTCTACCGGACCAGCCGCATGGACGCGGACAAGTTCGCGGCCACGACCGAGGCCCTGGGCCGCCGGCTGGATACCCTGTGGAGCGCCGGGCCGCTGCCCTTCCGGCGCCAGAATGGCGGGGATTACGCCATCCCTGCGCTGACCCTGCGCGAGGAGATCGCTCCGGGAGAACGGGGCTACGCCGTTCACCTTGCTCGCGGCGCCTGA
- a CDS encoding serine hydrolase: MLKKLFATVLMSMSAAAIAVPLGSQSVLVVEDDTGKVLLEKNADAVVPIASLTKLMTAMVVLDARQNMDELIEIDSSDVDRVKHSSSRVPVGAHITRRDVLALALMSSDNRAAAALARTFPGGPEGFKAAVRRKTAALGMSQTVIEEPTGLSPHNRSTAGDLVKMAVASSKYPEITAMTTESRDLININGREVEYRNTNRLVGAKGWDIGLSKTGYTREAGRCLIMNIKHAGKNATMVLLNASASSARIMDALNIRRFISGDEPVTRVARATNRAPRFKASTDGPRIKASAKRLRTKAAPSSKVKVVKKRTSAKVKTSRKRRN, from the coding sequence ATGTTGAAAAAACTGTTTGCCACTGTATTGATGTCGATGTCGGCTGCCGCGATCGCAGTGCCGCTCGGCTCGCAATCGGTGCTCGTGGTCGAAGACGATACCGGCAAGGTACTGCTCGAGAAAAATGCCGATGCAGTGGTGCCCATCGCTTCCCTGACCAAGCTGATGACCGCGATGGTCGTGCTCGACGCCCGCCAGAACATGGACGAGCTGATCGAGATCGATTCCAGCGACGTCGACCGCGTCAAGCACAGCAGCTCGCGGGTGCCGGTCGGCGCCCACATCACGCGCCGCGACGTGCTCGCCCTGGCCCTGATGTCGTCCGACAACCGCGCCGCCGCCGCCCTCGCCCGCACCTTCCCGGGCGGCCCGGAGGGCTTCAAGGCCGCCGTGCGCCGCAAGACCGCCGCCCTGGGCATGAGCCAGACCGTGATCGAGGAGCCGACCGGCCTGTCGCCGCACAACCGCTCGACCGCGGGCGACCTGGTCAAGATGGCCGTGGCGTCCAGCAAGTACCCCGAGATCACCGCCATGACCACCGAGTCCAGGGATCTCATCAACATCAATGGCCGCGAAGTCGAATACCGCAACACCAACCGCCTGGTGGGCGCCAAGGGCTGGGACATCGGCCTGTCGAAGACCGGCTACACCCGCGAGGCGGGCCGCTGCCTGATCATGAACATCAAGCACGCGGGCAAGAACGCCACCATGGTGCTGCTCAACGCCAGCGCCTCGTCGGCGCGCATCATGGACGCGCTGAACATCCGCCGCTTCATCTCGGGCGACGAGCCGGTGACTCGCGTGGCCAGGGCCACCAACCGTGCGCCGCGCTTCAAGGCCTCGACCGACGGTCCGCGCATCAAGGCCAGCGCCAAGCGCCTGCGCACCAAGGCGGCGCCCAGCAGCAAGGTCAAGGTCGTCAAGAAGCGCACCAGCGCCAAGGTCAAGACGAGCCGCAAGCGCCGCAACTGA
- a CDS encoding sulfate ABC transporter substrate-binding protein, whose amino-acid sequence MTTTPHTLRRSFLALAVALGAALPFGASAADTELLNVSYDVARELYKEVNPAFIAAYKQQTGETVTIKQSHGGSSKQARAVADGLEASVVTMNQANDIDMLAERGLVAKDWAKKFPNNAAPYYSTMVYLVRKGNPKQIRNWEDLARPGVQVIIPNPKTAGNGRYTYLAAWGSVIKKGGNEQQARDLVSRIFKNVPILDAGGRAATTTFTQRQIGDVLVTFENEVSMVRAEFGDNFEVVYPSVSILAESPVAVVDKVVDRRNQRKQATAYLNFLYSPQGQEIGAKHYLRVRNDAVMKKYAANYRPISLFTVDELFGGWQKAQDRHFDDGGEFDKIYSSK is encoded by the coding sequence ATGACCACCACTCCGCATACCTTGCGCCGTTCCTTCCTGGCCCTGGCCGTCGCCCTCGGCGCCGCCCTGCCCTTCGGCGCCAGCGCCGCCGACACCGAGCTGCTCAACGTGTCGTATGACGTGGCGCGCGAGCTCTACAAGGAAGTGAATCCGGCCTTCATCGCGGCCTACAAGCAGCAGACCGGCGAAACCGTGACCATCAAGCAGTCGCACGGCGGCTCCAGCAAGCAGGCGCGCGCGGTGGCCGACGGCCTGGAAGCCTCGGTGGTGACCATGAACCAGGCCAATGACATCGACATGCTGGCCGAGCGCGGCCTGGTGGCGAAGGATTGGGCCAAGAAGTTCCCGAACAACGCCGCGCCCTATTACTCGACCATGGTCTACCTGGTGCGCAAGGGCAATCCGAAGCAGATCCGCAACTGGGAAGACCTGGCCCGCCCCGGCGTGCAGGTGATCATCCCCAATCCCAAGACCGCCGGCAACGGCCGCTACACCTACCTCGCGGCCTGGGGCTCGGTGATCAAGAAGGGCGGCAACGAGCAGCAGGCGCGCGACCTGGTGAGCCGCATCTTCAAGAACGTCCCCATCCTGGACGCCGGCGGACGCGCCGCCACCACCACCTTCACCCAGCGCCAGATCGGCGACGTGCTGGTGACCTTCGAGAACGAGGTGAGCATGGTGCGCGCCGAGTTCGGCGACAACTTCGAAGTGGTCTACCCCTCGGTCTCGATCCTGGCCGAGTCGCCGGTGGCCGTGGTCGACAAGGTGGTCGACCGCCGCAACCAGCGCAAGCAGGCCACCGCCTACCTGAACTTCCTGTACTCGCCGCAAGGCCAGGAGATCGGCGCCAAGCACTACCTGCGCGTGCGTAACGACGCGGTGATGAAGAAATACGCCGCGAACTATCGTCCGATCAGCCTGTTCACCGTGGACGAACTGTTCGGCGGCTGGCAGAAGGCCCAGGACCGCCACTTCGACGACGGCGGCGAGTTCGACAAGATCTACTCGAGCAAGTAA
- a CDS encoding GNAT family N-acetyltransferase — MSTRIEIRKAVPADAPAACSLLRRSIEECRQDDHGNCPQVLGSWLGNKTPSTVSAWFSTPSNFALVAESEGQLVGMALLTQAGKVALCYVLPEALRCGVGRALLGALEDQARAWSIGKLYLHSPAGASSFFERHGYLNAGKEKSCFGLECDLLWKRMDGACEAEAGGARKRFCNCSG, encoded by the coding sequence ATGTCCACTCGAATTGAAATCCGCAAGGCAGTCCCTGCCGACGCGCCTGCCGCCTGCTCCCTGCTGCGCCGTTCCATCGAGGAATGCCGCCAGGACGACCACGGGAACTGCCCCCAGGTCCTGGGTTCCTGGCTCGGCAACAAGACCCCGTCCACCGTGTCCGCCTGGTTTTCCACGCCCAGCAATTTCGCCCTGGTCGCCGAGAGCGAGGGGCAGCTGGTCGGGATGGCCCTGCTGACCCAGGCCGGCAAGGTCGCCCTCTGCTACGTGCTGCCCGAAGCGCTGCGCTGTGGCGTCGGCCGCGCCCTGCTGGGCGCGCTCGAGGACCAGGCGCGCGCCTGGAGCATCGGCAAGCTCTATCTGCACAGCCCGGCGGGCGCCAGCAGCTTCTTCGAGCGCCATGGCTACCTGAACGCCGGTAAGGAAAAGTCCTGCTTCGGCCTCGAATGCGACCTGCTCTGGAAACGCATGGACGGCGCCTGCGAGGCCGAGGCCGGGGGCGCGCGCAAGCGTTTTTGCAACTGCAGCGGCTAA
- a CDS encoding DUF882 domain-containing protein → MVSRRDFLQQGASLCALGAVGAPLVASAQTTDLSPPPDLFDAQLLDIDFWLKPRTLSLVRPASGERANVLYWKDGEVIDSAYQELCHILRDVNGRETAPIDPKLLEMLWGTQAFIARYGMNQPLEILSGYRTEASNKRLIEEGIPAARKSLHMLGKAADIRIGSLSEEVLGGLIRSFRQGGVGYYYRNGPKGGWIHADTGLQRTWKG, encoded by the coding sequence ATGGTTTCACGTAGAGATTTCCTTCAGCAGGGCGCCAGCTTGTGCGCCCTGGGCGCCGTCGGCGCTCCCCTGGTCGCCAGCGCGCAAACCACCGACCTGAGTCCGCCGCCCGACCTGTTCGACGCGCAGCTGCTCGACATCGACTTCTGGCTCAAGCCGCGCACCCTGTCCCTGGTGCGCCCGGCCAGCGGCGAGCGCGCCAATGTCCTGTACTGGAAGGACGGCGAAGTGATCGATTCCGCCTACCAGGAGCTGTGCCACATCCTGCGCGACGTCAATGGCCGCGAAACCGCGCCGATCGATCCCAAGCTGCTCGAAATGCTGTGGGGCACCCAGGCCTTCATCGCCCGCTATGGCATGAACCAGCCGCTCGAGATCCTGTCCGGCTACCGCACGGAAGCCTCGAACAAGCGCCTGATCGAGGAAGGCATTCCGGCCGCCCGCAAGTCCCTGCACATGCTGGGCAAGGCGGCCGACATCCGGATCGGCAGCCTGAGCGAGGAAGTGCTGGGCGGCCTGATCCGCAGCTTCCGCCAGGGCGGGGTCGGCTACTACTACCGCAACGGCCCCAAGGGCGGCTGGATCCACGCCGACACGGGCCTGCAGCGGACCTGGAAGGGTTAA
- a CDS encoding DUF378 domain-containing protein yields MATMNAPTMDRRVTGERRVSTRLHQRSAMSALDYLAMALLIIGGLNWGMVGLFDVDMVATLFGPGSALTRVVYVLVGVAALYSVYTTAKMAGSKRSR; encoded by the coding sequence ATGGCAACGATGAACGCACCCACCATGGACCGCAGGGTCACCGGCGAACGCCGTGTATCCACGCGCCTGCATCAACGCTCCGCCATGTCCGCGCTGGACTACCTGGCGATGGCGCTCCTGATCATCGGTGGCCTCAACTGGGGCATGGTCGGCCTGTTCGACGTCGACATGGTCGCGACCCTGTTCGGTCCGGGCAGCGCCCTGACCCGGGTGGTGTATGTCCTGGTCGGCGTGGCCGCCCTGTACTCGGTCTACACCACCGCCAAGATGGCCGGCAGCAAGCGCTCCCGATAG
- a CDS encoding metallophosphoesterase family protein, whose product MRVGLISDTHGLLRPQALAALRGSGHLIHAGDITGPEILAPLRALAPLTVVRGNNDRGAWAQDLPATARLELDGVAILVIHDLKELDLDPAAQGLRVVVYGHSHKPSCVERGGVLFVNPGSAGPRRFSLPVSVGELRIEQGRVQARIVTLDLG is encoded by the coding sequence ATGCGGGTCGGGCTGATTTCCGACACGCATGGCTTGCTGCGCCCGCAGGCGCTCGCCGCCCTGCGGGGCAGCGGGCACCTGATCCACGCCGGCGACATCACCGGCCCCGAGATCCTCGCGCCGCTGCGCGCGCTGGCGCCCCTCACCGTCGTGCGCGGCAACAACGACCGCGGCGCCTGGGCCCAGGACCTGCCCGCGACCGCGCGCCTGGAGCTGGACGGCGTCGCCATCCTCGTCATCCACGACCTCAAGGAGCTCGACCTCGATCCGGCCGCGCAGGGCCTGCGCGTGGTGGTGTACGGGCATTCGCATAAGCCGTCCTGCGTGGAACGCGGCGGCGTGCTGTTCGTGAACCCGGGCAGCGCCGGTCCGCGCCGCTTTTCGCTGCCGGTCTCGGTCGGCGAACTCAGGATCGAGCAGGGCCGGGTCCAGGCGCGGATAGTCACCCTCGACCTGGGCTAG
- a CDS encoding SMP-30/gluconolactonase/LRE family protein has product MSRFLPALSTPARQVSLSLLALLAAAGAAQAASCGKPPSGELSAERVAAVTPSRSEPGLYEGPVWIKDALYFSDFAFSKGFPSRVRKLALDGSVSTAIEDSGSNGLAVDAKGGLVAATHNHKALSRYELASGARSALAERYEGNVFNSPNDIAIAADGSIYFTDPDWQKAAAPGGQPVTGIYRVGTDGKVSLVDGSRPNPNGIALSPKGDVLYVNASDGALRAYPIVKGQPQAGRDLVKGIEGGDGMTVDCHGNLYVTEHGAKRVRVFSPKGKELATIRVDANVTNAAFGGLDGKTLYITGAAALWQIRLDVSGKPY; this is encoded by the coding sequence ATGAGCCGATTTCTGCCCGCCCTTTCCACCCCTGCCCGCCAGGTTTCGCTGAGCCTGCTGGCTTTGCTGGCCGCCGCCGGCGCCGCCCAGGCCGCCTCCTGCGGCAAGCCGCCCTCGGGCGAGCTGAGCGCCGAGCGGGTGGCCGCCGTCACCCCCTCGCGCAGCGAACCCGGCTTGTACGAGGGACCGGTCTGGATCAAGGACGCGCTCTACTTCTCCGACTTCGCCTTTTCCAAGGGCTTCCCCTCGCGCGTGCGTAAGCTGGCCCTGGACGGCAGCGTCAGCACCGCGATCGAGGACAGCGGCAGCAACGGCCTGGCGGTCGACGCCAAGGGCGGCCTGGTGGCCGCGACGCATAATCACAAGGCCTTGTCGCGCTACGAGCTCGCCAGCGGGGCGCGCAGCGCGCTGGCCGAGCGCTACGAAGGCAATGTGTTCAACTCGCCGAACGACATCGCCATCGCCGCCGACGGCAGCATCTACTTCACCGACCCCGACTGGCAAAAGGCGGCCGCGCCCGGCGGCCAGCCGGTGACCGGCATCTACCGCGTCGGCACGGACGGCAAGGTGAGCCTGGTGGACGGCTCGCGCCCCAATCCGAACGGGATCGCGCTGTCGCCGAAGGGCGACGTGCTGTACGTGAATGCCAGTGACGGCGCCTTGCGCGCCTACCCCATCGTCAAGGGCCAGCCGCAGGCCGGCCGCGACCTGGTCAAGGGCATCGAGGGCGGCGACGGCATGACGGTCGATTGCCACGGCAACCTCTACGTCACCGAGCACGGCGCCAAGCGCGTGCGCGTGTTCTCGCCCAAGGGGAAGGAACTGGCCACGATCCGGGTCGACGCCAACGTCACCAATGCCGCCTTCGGCGGCCTGGACGGCAAGACGCTTTACATTACCGGCGCTGCGGCGCTGTGGCAGATCCGCCTGGACGTGTCGGGCAAGCCCTATTGA